Proteins from a genomic interval of Bradyrhizobium sp. CCGB01:
- a CDS encoding AtpZ/AtpI family protein produces MTQGTGHGENGDRDRSPEEAALSERLGNLDQRLSEFRDRRIKTEQPAGDGEDRAARASAMALGFRLSSELVAGVVVGAGIGWGFDRLLSTSPFGFIVFLLLGFVAGVVNVVRTAGAGQNRRGGS; encoded by the coding sequence ATGACACAGGGCACGGGGCACGGCGAGAATGGAGATCGCGATAGATCGCCCGAGGAAGCTGCGCTTTCCGAACGGCTCGGAAATCTAGATCAACGGTTGTCCGAATTCCGGGACCGACGGATCAAGACCGAGCAACCCGCAGGTGACGGTGAAGACAGAGCGGCCAGAGCCTCGGCGATGGCGCTTGGCTTCAGGTTATCCTCCGAGTTGGTCGCCGGTGTCGTCGTCGGAGCGGGGATTGGCTGGGGGTTCGACCGCTTGCTGTCGACGTCGCCTTTCGGATTTATCGTGTTCCTGCTGCTGGGCTTCGTGGCCGGCGTGGTGAACGTGGTGAGAACGGCAGGCGCGGGTCAAAACAGGCGCGGTGGTTCCTAA
- a CDS encoding F0F1 ATP synthase subunit B has protein sequence MAESHGGAKGPAAGAHTEADGGHHGGGFPPFESSNYASQLVSLAIFFVLLYVIVSKLALPRVGGAIEARQNKIEGDLAEAQKLKDQSDAALKAYESELASARTRAQAIGNESRDKANAQAEAERKALEEQLAAKLAEAEKTIASTRATAMSNVRGIAADAAGQIVQQLTGVVPDAGSVNAAVDASLKG, from the coding sequence GTGGCTGAAAGTCATGGCGGCGCAAAAGGTCCGGCGGCGGGCGCTCACACCGAGGCTGACGGTGGTCACCACGGTGGCGGGTTTCCGCCGTTCGAGAGCAGCAATTACGCTTCACAGCTGGTGTCGCTCGCGATCTTCTTCGTCCTGCTTTACGTGATCGTGTCCAAGCTCGCTCTGCCGCGCGTCGGCGGTGCGATCGAGGCACGTCAGAACAAGATCGAGGGTGACCTCGCCGAAGCGCAGAAGCTGAAGGATCAGTCCGACGCGGCGCTGAAGGCCTATGAGAGCGAGCTCGCTTCGGCGCGCACGCGGGCACAGGCGATCGGCAACGAATCCCGCGACAAGGCGAATGCGCAGGCGGAAGCCGAGCGCAAGGCGCTGGAAGAACAATTGGCGGCCAAGCTCGCCGAGGCGGAGAAGACCATCGCCTCGACCCGCGCCACCGCCATGAGCAACGTCCGCGGCATCGCGGCCGATGCGGCAGGTCAGATCGTGCAGCAGCTCACCGGCGTCGTTCCCGACGCTGGGTCGGTCAATGCCGCGGTCGATGCGTCCCTGAAAGGTTAG
- a CDS encoding MFS transporter: MTKDERFVILASSLGTVFEWYDFYLYGSLAGIIGAQFFSAYPPATRDIFALLAFAAGFLVRPFGAIVFGRVGDIVGRKYTFLVTILIMGLSTFIVGLLPNAATIGIAAPIILIALRLAQGLALGGEYGGAATYVAEHAPNGKRGYYTSFIQTTATLGLFLSLLVILFTRTATGEADFAAWGWRIPFLVSVLLLGISVWIRLRLNESPIFQKMKDEGKSSKAPLTEAFGNWQNGKLVLLALLGGVMGQGVVWYTGQFYALFFLQSILKVDGYTANLLIAWSLLLGTGFFIVFGVLSDKIGRKPIILGGCLIAALTFFPIFKMITTNANPALEKAIESVKVDVVADPAGCGDLFNPVGTRVFSAPCDTARAYLSQSSVKYTTSPGAAGSGVKVMVNGKEVAYANAKDGNPALLAAVQAAGYPKPGDAGIVKMSHPFDIFRPQVAAVVGLLFILVIFVTMVYGPIAAMLVELFPTRIRYTSMSLPYHIGNGWFGGLLPATAFAIVASTGDIYAGLWYPVIFASITVVIGFFFLPETKDVDIKAT, from the coding sequence ATGACGAAGGACGAACGATTCGTCATTCTCGCCTCCTCGCTCGGTACCGTCTTCGAGTGGTACGATTTCTACCTCTACGGTTCGCTGGCCGGCATCATCGGCGCGCAGTTCTTCTCGGCCTATCCGCCGGCAACCCGCGACATCTTCGCGCTGCTGGCCTTCGCCGCGGGCTTCCTGGTGCGTCCGTTCGGCGCGATCGTGTTCGGCCGCGTCGGCGATATCGTCGGCCGCAAATACACCTTCCTCGTCACCATCCTGATCATGGGCCTGTCGACCTTCATCGTCGGCCTGCTGCCCAATGCGGCGACCATCGGCATCGCGGCCCCGATCATCCTGATCGCGCTGCGTCTCGCCCAGGGCCTGGCGCTCGGCGGTGAGTATGGCGGTGCGGCGACCTACGTCGCGGAGCATGCGCCGAACGGCAAGCGCGGCTACTACACCTCCTTCATCCAGACGACGGCGACGCTCGGCCTGTTCCTGTCGCTGCTGGTGATCCTGTTCACCCGCACCGCGACCGGCGAAGCCGATTTCGCGGCCTGGGGCTGGCGCATTCCGTTCCTGGTCTCGGTGCTGCTGCTTGGCATCTCGGTCTGGATCCGTCTCCGCCTCAACGAATCCCCGATCTTCCAGAAGATGAAGGACGAGGGGAAGAGCTCGAAGGCGCCGCTGACGGAAGCCTTCGGCAACTGGCAGAACGGCAAGCTGGTGCTGCTCGCGCTGCTCGGCGGCGTGATGGGCCAGGGCGTGGTCTGGTACACCGGCCAGTTCTACGCGCTGTTCTTCCTGCAATCGATCCTGAAGGTCGACGGATACACCGCCAACCTGCTGATCGCCTGGTCGCTGCTGCTCGGCACCGGCTTCTTCATCGTGTTCGGCGTGCTCTCCGACAAGATCGGCCGCAAGCCGATCATCCTCGGCGGCTGTCTGATCGCGGCGCTGACCTTCTTCCCGATCTTCAAGATGATCACCACCAACGCCAACCCGGCGCTGGAAAAGGCGATCGAATCGGTCAAGGTCGACGTGGTGGCGGATCCCGCAGGCTGCGGCGACCTGTTCAACCCGGTCGGCACCCGCGTCTTTAGCGCGCCTTGCGACACCGCACGTGCCTACCTGTCGCAATCGTCGGTCAAGTACACGACCTCTCCCGGCGCGGCCGGCTCCGGCGTGAAGGTGATGGTCAACGGCAAGGAAGTTGCCTACGCCAACGCCAAGGACGGTAATCCGGCGCTCCTCGCCGCCGTGCAGGCGGCGGGCTATCCGAAGCCGGGCGATGCGGGCATCGTGAAGATGTCGCATCCGTTCGACATCTTCCGTCCGCAGGTGGCCGCGGTCGTCGGGCTGCTGTTCATCCTAGTGATCTTCGTCACCATGGTGTACGGCCCGATCGCCGCGATGCTGGTCGAACTGTTCCCGACCCGGATCCGCTACACCTCGATGTCGCTGCCCTACCACATCGGCAACGGCTGGTTCGGCGGCCTCCTGCCCGCGACGGCCTTCGCCATCGTGGCCTCGACCGGCGATATCTACGCAGGTCTCTGGTATCCGGTCATCTTCGCATCGATTACTGTCGTGATCGGCTTCTTCTTCCTGCCCGAGACCAAGGACGTCGACATCAAGGCGACCTGA
- the thrC gene encoding threonine synthase: MTRYISTRGEAPELGFCDVMLTGLARDGGLYVPATWPQLSTDAIAGFFGRPYWEVAVDVIRPFTGGEITDAELGRMANEAYATFRHPAVVPLRQMTPHQFVLELFHGPTLAFKDVAMQLISRLMDHVLAKRGQRTTIVVATSGDTGGAAVEAFAGLENVDLIVLFPHGRISEVQRRMMTSTGAANVHALAIEGTFDDCQALVKGMFNNHRFRDATALSGVNSINWARIVAQVVYYFTSAVAVGAPARTVDFVVPTGNFGDIFAGYVAKRMGLPVRTLRIAANVNDILARTLKTGIYEVREVHATASPSMDIQISSNFERLLFEAGRRDAAGVRRLMDSLKQSGRFVLPDATLAAIREEFDAGRADETETAAAIRAAWREAGELVDPHTAVALAVADRDTTDTTVPSIVLSTAHPAKFPDAVEAACGQRPQLPAWLDGLMAKSEHMKVMKNDQAEVERFVLSVSRAAKQGVAG, translated from the coding sequence TTGACTCGCTATATCTCGACCCGGGGCGAGGCCCCAGAACTCGGCTTCTGTGACGTGATGCTGACCGGGCTTGCCCGCGACGGCGGCCTGTATGTGCCGGCGACCTGGCCGCAGCTCTCGACGGATGCCATTGCCGGCTTCTTCGGCCGCCCCTATTGGGAGGTCGCGGTCGACGTGATCCGCCCGTTTACAGGCGGCGAGATCACGGATGCCGAACTCGGCCGCATGGCCAATGAGGCCTATGCCACCTTCCGCCATCCGGCGGTGGTGCCGCTGCGCCAGATGACGCCGCATCAGTTCGTGCTGGAGCTGTTCCACGGCCCGACGCTCGCCTTCAAGGATGTGGCGATGCAGCTGATCTCGCGGCTGATGGACCACGTGCTCGCCAAGCGCGGCCAGCGCACCACCATCGTGGTCGCGACATCAGGCGACACCGGCGGCGCTGCGGTCGAAGCCTTCGCAGGGCTCGAGAATGTCGACCTCATCGTGCTGTTTCCGCACGGCCGCATCTCCGAGGTGCAGCGGCGGATGATGACCTCGACGGGCGCGGCCAACGTCCATGCGCTCGCCATCGAAGGCACGTTCGACGACTGCCAGGCGCTCGTGAAGGGGATGTTCAACAACCATCGCTTCCGCGATGCGACCGCGCTCTCCGGCGTCAATTCCATCAACTGGGCGCGCATCGTCGCCCAGGTGGTCTATTACTTCACCTCCGCCGTTGCCGTCGGTGCGCCGGCGCGCACGGTGGATTTCGTCGTGCCGACCGGCAATTTCGGCGACATCTTTGCCGGCTATGTCGCCAAGCGCATGGGGCTGCCGGTGCGCACGCTGCGCATCGCCGCCAACGTCAACGACATCCTGGCGCGCACGCTCAAGACCGGGATCTACGAGGTGCGCGAGGTGCACGCCACGGCGTCGCCCTCGATGGACATCCAGATCTCCTCGAATTTCGAGCGGCTGCTGTTCGAGGCCGGCCGGCGCGATGCGGCTGGCGTGCGCCGCCTGATGGACTCGCTGAAGCAGTCGGGGCGCTTCGTGCTGCCCGACGCGACGCTGGCGGCAATCCGTGAAGAGTTCGACGCCGGCCGTGCCGACGAGACCGAAACTGCGGCTGCGATCCGCGCCGCCTGGCGCGAGGCGGGCGAGCTGGTCGATCCCCACACCGCAGTCGCGCTTGCCGTCGCGGACCGCGATACCACCGACACGACGGTTCCCAGCATCGTGCTGTCCACCGCCCATCCGGCCAAATTCCCCGATGCGGTCGAAGCGGCCTGCGGCCAGCGGCCGCAACTGCCCGCCTGGCTCGACGGTCTGATGGCCAAATCCGAACACATGAAGGTGATGAAGAACGATCAGGCCGAGGTCGAGCGGTTCGTGCTGTCGGTCAGCCGCGCCGCGAAACAGGGAGTTGCCGGATGA
- a CDS encoding ATP F0F1 synthase subunit B (Produces ATP from ADP in the presence of a proton gradient across the membrane. Subunit B is part of the membrane proton channel.), whose amino-acid sequence MFFDPETWVAIAFVILMVVFGYLGVFKSAMTALDHRAARIKAELDDATRLKQEAAKVLADYKARSATAEREAADIIANAKSEAERIATEAKAKMEDFVARRTKTAESKIALAEAQALADVRAAAAEAAVQAASTILSQSVKGQVADDLLAKGITEVRQKLN is encoded by the coding sequence ATGTTCTTCGATCCTGAAACCTGGGTCGCCATCGCCTTCGTGATCCTGATGGTCGTGTTCGGCTATCTCGGGGTCTTCAAGTCGGCGATGACGGCGCTGGATCATCGTGCCGCCCGCATCAAGGCCGAGCTCGACGACGCGACGCGCCTCAAGCAGGAAGCGGCCAAGGTGCTCGCCGACTACAAGGCGCGCAGTGCCACGGCCGAGCGCGAGGCTGCCGACATCATCGCCAACGCCAAGTCCGAAGCCGAGCGCATCGCGACCGAGGCCAAGGCGAAGATGGAAGACTTCGTCGCCCGCCGCACCAAGACCGCGGAGAGCAAGATCGCGCTCGCCGAGGCCCAGGCGCTGGCCGATGTTCGCGCCGCAGCCGCGGAAGCCGCCGTCCAGGCCGCTTCCACGATCCTGTCGCAGTCGGTCAAGGGTCAGGTCGCCGACGATCTGCTCGCCAAGGGCATCACCGAGGTCCGGCAGAAGCTGAACTGA
- a CDS encoding histidine kinase, with product MWQRLSFRTQLFLPLGLSFLAALVMGGVLLQTFATGQLADENEPGRRSTRTVAAALNNTLRASDDPRKMLDAFVHSLDSSSDIQFHSVEAGPAAPAKGGLRDLHGVPQWFVDLIVIPDMDAASPVIIDGRRVGDIVFVPDLSADLFEKWIGFLALTSLIALLMVLTGTIAYLFAGSVLRPLQDLGAGLTRIRRGDYATPIPVAGPPEIRQSCEEANALAMTLAQLSQDNRDLMHRLVSLQDDERRDLARELHDELGPLLFGIRAGAIALSEASSGNPGNPAQEVMRSVEALQQTNRRILDRLRPLYIEELGLKTSVQTLLQNFRRQAPHVNLTATIDPGLNEIDGPLAQTVYRLIQEALTNVLRHAAANNAHVQATIAGEVLTIEISDDGGGFPEGNVFGRGLTGMHERVRALSGSLSLLRADERTYVRCCLPVGMVRDEPASG from the coding sequence ATGTGGCAACGACTCTCGTTCAGAACGCAATTGTTTCTTCCTCTCGGCTTGAGCTTCCTTGCCGCGCTGGTCATGGGCGGCGTGCTGCTCCAGACCTTCGCGACGGGCCAGCTTGCCGACGAGAATGAGCCGGGCCGGCGCTCGACCCGGACCGTCGCCGCGGCGCTCAACAACACCCTGAGGGCCTCGGACGACCCGCGGAAGATGCTCGATGCATTTGTCCATTCTTTGGACAGTTCCTCGGATATTCAATTCCATTCGGTGGAAGCGGGTCCCGCGGCCCCGGCGAAGGGCGGCCTGCGCGATCTGCATGGCGTGCCGCAATGGTTCGTCGACCTGATCGTCATCCCCGACATGGACGCGGCATCTCCTGTCATCATAGACGGCAGACGCGTCGGCGACATCGTGTTCGTGCCCGACCTGTCAGCCGACCTGTTCGAGAAATGGATCGGCTTCCTGGCGCTGACGAGCCTCATCGCCCTGCTGATGGTCCTGACCGGGACGATTGCCTATCTCTTTGCGGGATCGGTGCTGCGTCCCCTGCAAGATCTCGGCGCGGGCCTCACGCGAATCCGGCGCGGCGATTATGCAACGCCGATCCCGGTCGCAGGACCGCCGGAGATCCGGCAGAGTTGCGAGGAAGCCAATGCGCTGGCGATGACACTCGCACAATTGAGTCAGGACAACCGCGACCTGATGCACCGCCTGGTGTCGCTCCAGGACGATGAGCGGCGCGATCTTGCGCGCGAGCTGCACGACGAGCTCGGACCGCTCCTGTTCGGCATCCGCGCCGGCGCGATCGCGCTGAGCGAAGCCTCGTCGGGAAATCCCGGCAACCCGGCGCAGGAGGTGATGCGATCGGTCGAGGCGCTCCAGCAGACCAACCGCCGCATCCTCGACCGGCTGCGGCCGCTCTACATCGAGGAATTGGGGCTCAAGACCAGCGTGCAGACGCTGCTCCAGAACTTTCGCAGACAAGCGCCGCATGTCAACCTGACGGCCACGATCGATCCTGGTCTGAACGAGATCGACGGACCGCTGGCCCAGACCGTCTATCGCCTGATCCAGGAGGCGCTGACCAACGTGCTACGCCACGCCGCGGCGAACAATGCCCATGTGCAGGCGACCATTGCGGGCGAGGTGCTCACGATCGAGATCTCCGACGACGGCGGCGGCTTTCCCGAGGGCAACGTCTTCGGCCGCGGCCTGACGGGCATGCACGAGCGCGTGCGCGCGCTCAGCGGATCGCTGTCACTGCTGCGCGCGGACGAACGAACCTATGTACGCTGTTGCCTGCCGGTCGGGATGGTGCGAGACGAGCCGGCATCCGGCTAG
- a CDS encoding GNAT family N-acetyltransferase — MALFRLPSSGPAALAPRGNGLLLRAPQMSDFLQWAHLRETSRDYLTPWEPIWPSDDLTRSGFRRRLRRYSEDIAADRSYPFLIFRELDSAMVGGITLANVRRGIVQAGTIGYWVGKPHAHRGYMTAALRVLLPTLFGELNLHRVEAACIPTNAPSIRVLEKCGFSREGLARRYLCINGVWQDHLLFGLLHEDFRG, encoded by the coding sequence ATGGCCCTCTTTCGCCTGCCATCCAGTGGACCCGCCGCCCTCGCGCCGCGCGGCAATGGGCTCTTGCTGCGCGCACCGCAGATGTCGGACTTTCTGCAATGGGCCCATTTGCGCGAGACCAGCCGCGACTACCTCACGCCCTGGGAGCCGATCTGGCCGTCGGACGATCTGACCCGCTCGGGCTTCCGCCGGCGCCTGCGCCGCTATTCCGAGGACATCGCCGCGGACCGCTCCTATCCGTTTCTGATCTTCCGCGAGCTCGACAGTGCTATGGTCGGTGGCATCACGCTCGCCAATGTGCGCCGTGGCATCGTGCAGGCCGGCACCATCGGCTATTGGGTCGGCAAGCCTCATGCCCATCGCGGCTACATGACGGCGGCGCTGCGGGTGCTGCTGCCGACGCTGTTCGGCGAGCTCAATCTGCACAGGGTCGAGGCCGCCTGCATCCCCACCAATGCGCCGTCGATCCGGGTGCTGGAGAAGTGCGGTTTCTCCCGCGAGGGCCTGGCGCGCCGCTATCTCTGCATCAACGGGGTCTGGCAGGACCATCTGCTGTTCGGCCTGCTGCACGAGGATTTCCGCGGCTGA
- a CDS encoding secondary thiamine-phosphate synthase enzyme YjbQ — MTSAKSVTRSAPTSVQATTIASSLLTVQTPGRGFTDLTSEAAKFTNEVHARDGALTLFIRHTSASLTIQENADPSVLVDLTTALSRLAPEDAGWTHDTEGPDDMPAHIKTMLTGASLQVPVLNGKLALGTWQAIYLIEHRKRPHRREIVLQFIGSNQ; from the coding sequence ATGACATCAGCCAAATCCGTCACGCGCTCGGCGCCAACGTCGGTGCAAGCCACCACCATCGCATCGTCGCTGCTCACCGTGCAGACGCCTGGCCGCGGCTTCACCGATCTCACCAGCGAAGCTGCGAAGTTCACCAATGAGGTTCACGCGCGCGACGGCGCGCTGACGCTGTTCATCCGTCACACCTCGGCGTCGCTGACGATCCAGGAGAACGCCGACCCGTCCGTGCTGGTCGATCTCACCACGGCACTGTCGCGGCTCGCGCCGGAAGATGCCGGCTGGACCCACGACACCGAAGGGCCCGACGATATGCCCGCGCATATCAAGACGATGCTGACGGGGGCCTCGCTTCAGGTCCCCGTCCTGAACGGCAAGCTCGCGCTCGGCACCTGGCAGGCGATTTATCTGATTGAGCACCGCAAGCGCCCGCACCGGCGCGAAATCGTGCTGCAATTCATCGGCAGCAATCAGTAG
- a CDS encoding response regulator transcription factor: protein MSAPSTHLVIADDHPLFRDALRQAVAGVLTSARIDEAGSFEDLTKFLEQTSDVDLVLLDLSMPGISGFSGLIYLRAQYPAIPVVIVSASDDSATIRRSLDFGASGFIPKRFGVETLRDAILKVMEGDVWVPADTDLSAAADPDMTRLRDRLVTLTPQQVRVLMMLSEGLLNKQIAYELGVSEATIKAHVSAILQKLGVESRTQAVIAAAKIAGGQWKQGTPTG, encoded by the coding sequence ATGAGCGCTCCTTCGACCCATCTCGTCATTGCCGATGACCATCCGCTGTTCCGCGATGCATTGCGGCAAGCGGTGGCGGGCGTCCTGACCTCGGCCAGGATCGACGAGGCCGGATCGTTCGAGGATCTCACAAAGTTCCTGGAACAGACATCCGACGTCGATCTGGTGCTGCTCGACCTCTCGATGCCCGGGATCTCCGGCTTTTCCGGCCTGATCTATCTGCGTGCGCAATACCCTGCCATCCCGGTGGTGATCGTCTCGGCCTCCGACGACAGCGCCACGATCCGCCGCTCGCTCGATTTCGGCGCCTCCGGTTTCATCCCGAAGCGATTCGGCGTCGAGACCTTGCGCGATGCGATCCTCAAGGTGATGGAGGGTGACGTCTGGGTTCCCGCCGACACCGACCTGTCGGCCGCCGCCGACCCCGACATGACGCGCCTGCGCGACCGCCTGGTGACGTTGACCCCGCAGCAGGTCCGGGTCTTGATGATGCTGTCGGAGGGCCTCCTCAACAAGCAGATCGCCTATGAGCTCGGCGTCTCCGAAGCCACCATCAAGGCGCATGTCTCGGCGATCCTGCAAAAGCTCGGCGTCGAGAGCCGCACGCAGGCCGTGATCGCGGCGGCCAAGATCGCCGGCGGCCAGTGGAAGCAGGGCACCCCGACAGGGTGA
- a CDS encoding response regulator transcription factor — protein sequence MQDTAKPATRVLIVDDHPVVLSGCRTLFASDHSIRIDEATDAKSGHRAYVSKRPDVTVIDISLPDVSGFELMRRIRKDDPDAKIIMFSMNDDPAFVVRAVELGAQGYVSKGDDPRILLKAVRKVVAGDNFISPQLAEAVTFSGAAIKANPASQMTPRELEILRLLGRGDKIVEVAEALGISYKTVANTTSLLKQKLGAKNHSDLIRIAVEIGMS from the coding sequence ATGCAAGATACCGCCAAGCCGGCGACCCGAGTTCTGATCGTCGACGACCATCCCGTGGTGCTGTCAGGATGCCGCACCCTTTTCGCGTCCGACCACTCGATCCGTATCGACGAGGCGACCGACGCCAAATCCGGGCATCGCGCCTATGTCAGCAAGCGGCCCGACGTCACCGTCATCGACATCAGCCTGCCCGACGTCTCCGGTTTCGAGCTGATGCGGCGGATCCGCAAGGACGACCCCGATGCCAAGATCATCATGTTCAGCATGAACGACGATCCGGCCTTCGTGGTCCGGGCGGTCGAGCTCGGCGCGCAGGGCTATGTCTCCAAGGGCGATGATCCCCGGATTCTGCTCAAGGCGGTGCGCAAGGTGGTCGCGGGCGACAATTTCATCTCGCCGCAGCTCGCGGAGGCGGTCACGTTCTCCGGTGCCGCGATCAAGGCCAATCCGGCCTCGCAGATGACGCCGCGGGAGCTCGAAATTCTCCGCCTGCTCGGCCGTGGCGACAAGATCGTCGAGGTCGCCGAGGCACTCGGTATTTCCTACAAGACGGTCGCCAATACGACGTCGCTGCTTAAGCAGAAGCTTGGCGCCAAAAACCATTCCGACCTGATCAGGATCGCGGTGGAAATCGGGATGAGCTGA
- a CDS encoding pitrilysin family protein yields MSVEISKLASGLTVVTDKMPHLETAALGVWAGVGGRDEKPNEHGISHLLEHMAFKGTTKRTSREIVEEIEAVGGDLNAGTSTETTSYYARVLKADVPLALDVLADILANPAFEPDELEREKNVIVQEIGAAQDTPDDVVFEHLNELCYPDQPMGRSLLGTAKTLRAFNRDMLRGYLSTHYRGPDMVVAAAGAVDHKQVVAEVERRFASFEGTPGPKPQAAQFGKGGAKVVHRELEQAHLTLALEGVPQSDLSLFSLQVFTNILGGGMSSRLFQEVREKRGLCYSIYSFHAPYTDTGFFGLYTGTDPADAPEMMEVVVDIMNDSVETLTEAEIARAKAQMKAGLLMALESCSSRAEQLARHVLAYGRPQTVEELVARIDAVSVESTRDAARALLSRSRPAVVALGSGRGLDTAVSFAEGLTRARAKARLH; encoded by the coding sequence ATGAGCGTCGAGATTTCCAAGCTTGCCTCCGGCCTGACCGTCGTCACCGACAAGATGCCCCATCTCGAGACCGCGGCGCTCGGCGTCTGGGCCGGCGTCGGCGGGCGTGACGAGAAGCCGAACGAGCACGGCATCTCGCATCTGCTCGAGCACATGGCGTTCAAGGGCACGACCAAGCGCACCTCGCGCGAGATCGTCGAGGAGATCGAGGCGGTCGGCGGCGACCTCAATGCCGGCACCTCGACCGAGACCACGTCCTACTATGCGCGGGTGTTGAAGGCCGACGTGCCGCTCGCGCTCGACGTGCTCGCCGACATCCTCGCCAATCCTGCCTTCGAGCCCGATGAGCTCGAGCGCGAGAAGAACGTCATCGTGCAGGAGATCGGCGCGGCGCAGGACACGCCCGACGACGTCGTGTTCGAGCATCTCAACGAGCTCTGCTATCCCGACCAGCCGATGGGCCGCTCGCTGCTCGGCACCGCCAAGACCTTGCGCGCCTTCAACCGCGACATGCTGCGCGGCTATCTGTCGACGCATTATCGCGGTCCCGACATGGTGGTGGCGGCAGCCGGCGCGGTCGATCACAAGCAGGTCGTCGCCGAGGTTGAGCGGCGCTTTGCGAGTTTTGAGGGGACGCCGGGTCCGAAGCCGCAGGCAGCCCAGTTCGGCAAGGGCGGCGCCAAGGTGGTGCATCGCGAGCTCGAGCAGGCGCATCTGACGCTGGCGCTGGAAGGCGTGCCGCAGAGCGATTTGTCGCTGTTCTCGCTGCAGGTCTTCACCAACATCCTCGGCGGCGGGATGTCGTCGCGGCTGTTCCAGGAGGTGCGCGAGAAGCGCGGCCTGTGTTACTCCATCTACTCGTTCCACGCGCCCTATACCGACACCGGCTTCTTCGGCCTCTACACCGGCACCGATCCTGCCGACGCGCCGGAGATGATGGAGGTCGTGGTCGACATCATGAATGATTCGGTGGAGACGCTGACCGAGGCCGAGATCGCGCGGGCCAAGGCGCAGATGAAGGCGGGCCTCTTGATGGCGCTAGAGAGCTGCTCCTCCCGCGCCGAGCAGCTTGCCCGGCATGTGCTGGCCTATGGCCGGCCGCAGACGGTCGAGGAACTGGTGGCCAGGATCGACGCGGTCAGCGTCGAATCAACCCGGGATGCGGCGCGTGCACTGCTTTCGCGGAGCCGCCCTGCAGTTGTTGCATTGGGCAGTGGCAGGGGTCTGGACACGGCGGTGTCTTTTGCGGAAGGATTGACCCGGGCACGTGCCAAGGCGCGGTTGCATTAG
- a CDS encoding F0F1 ATP synthase subunit C, which translates to MDPAAAKLIGAGIACIGMGGAGVGVGVIFGNYLAAAVRNPSAAQGQFGNLIFGFAVTEALGIFSLLIALLLLFVPL; encoded by the coding sequence ATGGATCCGGCAGCAGCAAAACTTATCGGCGCGGGCATCGCGTGCATCGGCATGGGCGGCGCGGGCGTCGGCGTGGGCGTGATCTTCGGCAACTACCTCGCCGCAGCCGTTCGCAACCCCTCGGCCGCTCAGGGCCAGTTCGGCAACCTGATCTTCGGCTTCGCCGTGACCGAAGCGCTCGGCATTTTCTCGCTGCTGATCGCGCTGCTGCTGCTGTTCGTTCCGCTCTGA
- a CDS encoding F0F1 ATP synthase subunit A has product MKIDPIHQFNIEPLFTLGHIGNHTIAFTNSSLYMLVAVAIISILMLASGTQLVPGRLQSVAEISYEFVASTIRSTAGAEGMKFFPLIFSLFMFICVSNLVGIIPYTFTISSHLIVTAALALLVFFTVLIYGVAKNGLKFFSIFVPHGVPGYILPLVMFIEILSFFLRPVSHSVRLFANMLAGHIALKVFAGFVAMLGFSLGALGWVGGVLPLALTVALYALEILVAFLQAYVFAILTCIYLNDAIHPGH; this is encoded by the coding sequence ATGAAAATCGACCCGATCCACCAGTTCAACATCGAGCCTCTCTTCACCCTGGGCCATATCGGCAATCACACGATCGCCTTCACCAATTCGTCGCTCTACATGCTGGTGGCGGTCGCGATCATCTCGATCCTGATGCTCGCCAGCGGCACGCAGCTGGTTCCCGGGCGCCTCCAGTCGGTCGCCGAGATCTCCTACGAATTCGTCGCCTCGACCATCCGCTCGACGGCCGGCGCGGAAGGCATGAAGTTCTTCCCGCTGATCTTCTCGCTGTTCATGTTCATCTGCGTCTCGAACCTGGTCGGCATCATCCCCTACACCTTCACGATCTCGAGCCATCTGATCGTGACGGCAGCGCTTGCGCTTTTGGTCTTCTTCACCGTCCTGATCTACGGCGTCGCCAAGAACGGCCTGAAGTTCTTCTCGATCTTCGTGCCGCACGGCGTCCCCGGCTACATCCTGCCGCTGGTGATGTTCATCGAGATCCTGTCGTTCTTCCTGCGGCCGGTCTCCCACAGCGTCCGTCTGTTCGCCAACATGCTGGCCGGCCACATCGCGCTGAAGGTGTTCGCGGGCTTCGTCGCCATGCTCGGCTTCTCGCTCGGCGCCCTCGGCTGGGTCGGCGGCGTGCTGCCGCTGGCCCTCACGGTCGCGCTGTACGCGCTCGAGATTCTGGTCGCGTTCCTGCAAGCCTATGTGTTTGCGATCCTGACCTGCATCTACCTGAACGACGCCATTCATCCGGGACACTGA